A window of Nicotiana tabacum cultivar K326 chromosome 24, ASM71507v2, whole genome shotgun sequence contains these coding sequences:
- the LOC107809644 gene encoding major strawberry allergen Fra a 1-2-like, with the protein MAITSFTDEYTCPIPPSRIFKASIIDSHNLMPKLMPQAIKSIEFVQGNGGAGSIKQINFPEGGNFKSIKYRIDELNEEKFVYKYTLIEGDALVDKLEKITYEVKFEQSADGGSISKVTSTYYTEGDFKLKEEEIKAGKEKVLGMYKAVEVYLLQNPDAYA; encoded by the exons ATGGCTATCACTTCCTTCACTGATGAGTACACTTGTCCTATTCCTCCATCAAGAATCTTTAAAGCCTCCATTATTGATTCTCACAATTTGATGCCAAAGCTAATGCCACAAGCTATTAAAAGTATTGAATTTGTTCAGGGTAATGGAGGTGCTGGAAGTATTAAGCAAATCAACTTTCCTGAAG GTGGCAATTTTAAGTCCATTAAGTATAGGATTGATGAGCTTAATGAAGAGAAATTTGTTTACAAATACACTTTGATTGAAGGTGATGCCTTGGTTGATAAACTCGAAAAAATAACTTACGAGGTGAAGTTTGAGCAGTCAGCAGATGGTGGTTCTATCTCTAAGGTGACAAGCACATATTATACGGAGGGCGATTTCAAGCTCAAGGAAGAAGAAATTAAAGCAGGCAAAGAGAAAGTCTTAGGAATGTATAAAGCAGTAGAAGTCTATCTCCTGCAGAATCCTGATGCATATGCTTAA